The following proteins come from a genomic window of Meles meles chromosome 1, mMelMel3.1 paternal haplotype, whole genome shotgun sequence:
- the LOC123948067 gene encoding translation initiation factor IF-2-like, protein MPGPGDQQGYRVEKTSREMLADARSGRCLPSGAAAAGTQDSEYGGVHFSRQPRRPDSASGPGSKFSRSELQGAPQRRPAAPARRRHPEKHEARLISQPPRREENESLPGPRASSPPGRDWTTRGLRAGRRAASSLPTSPVRSAVRTQVRSPSSTPTPGATLHSPHSCPAATRPRGRAPGRVRLRRPGHSTDRAPRARSGGALRGPLPRPGRAAPAPLPTTPCLDRRRPAPATGASASRRSAVRNVEASPPPTPPLPGSALRRAQRPGPRRFCPATGPGNPSSDFRASVAALGGGGPATWCSSAALAAARARGGLGVERRAWKRRNTRSAAVVGLGRPRDGGRRAHGGERSPPGSK, encoded by the exons ATGCCGGGACCTGGAGACCAGCAAGGATACAG GGTGGAGAAGACAAGTCGGGAAATGCTGGCAGACGCGCGCAGTGGACGCTGCCTGCCTTCTGG GGCTGCAGCCGCAGGGACTCAGGACAGTGAGTACGGGGGCGTGCACTTCAGTAGACAACCTCGAAGACCGGACTCTGCCAGCGGGCCTGGGAGCAAATTCTCTCGCTCCGAGCTCCAGGGCGCTCCGCAGAGACGACCCGCAGCCCCAGCCCGGCGCCGGCATCCGGAGAAACACGAAGCACGGCTCATCTCTCAGCCCCCACGCAGGGAGGAGAATGAATCCCTCCCTGGTCCGCGAGCCTCGTCGCCACCCGGACGTGACTGGACCACCCGGGGCCTCCGGGCAGGGCGCCGAGCGGCCAGCTCGCTTCCCACAAGCCCGGTACGGTCTGCCGTCCGCACCCAAGTCCGGAGCCCCTCCTCCACCCCGACCCCCGGCGCCACACTGCACTCACCGCACTCCTGCCCCGCCGCCACGCGGCCCCGCGGCCGGGCTCCAGGGCGAGTCAGGCTCCGCCGTCCCGGGCACTCGACCGACCGCGCCCCTCGCGCCCGCTCCGGAGGCGCCCTCCGAGGCCCCCTACCCCGCCCAGGCCGAGCAGCCCCCGCCCCTCTGCCCACGACGCCCTGCCTAGACCGCCGGAGGCCGGCACCCGCCACGGGGGCATCTGCGTCCCGCCGCAGCGCCGTACGCAACGTGGAGGCTTCGCCTCCGCCAACTCCTCCCCTCCCGGGGAGCGCTCTGCGCCGCGCGCAACGCCCGGGACCACGGCGGTTCTGCCCCGCGACGGGCCCCGGAAATCCCTCCTCCGACTTCCGGGCCAGCGTCGCCGCTCTAGGCGGCGGAGGCCCGGCGACTTGGTGCTCTAGCGCCGCTCTAGCGGCGGCCAGAGCGCGCGGCGGCCTGGGCGTGGAAAGGCGGGCGTGGAAGCGGCGGAACACGAGGTCGGCCGCCGTCGTGGGGCTTGGTCGGCCGCGTGACGGAGGCAGGAGGGCGCACGGGGGCGAGCGGAGCCCCCCGGGCAGTAAGTAA
- the ZNF16 gene encoding zinc finger protein 16, with protein MPSLRARSGKAEMEHSVPGPSPWIPAAQACVSDAPVVTHAGSALCGPHCFGYTEPGTTPPHHQQPDWDTSTKGKESLQKKEVSEDLESQAEISENDTSDFSQAPELEEFCDVLEGEWGVPASERWALSLCPEGGCIPVAMLRRGPSEKELGCDDFVRSLRLSPNPTVSQGIPTEERPHLYNMRGQSFQHNMDLSSHEGLHIAESPLICNDCGKTFRGNPDLIQHQITHTGQKSFICSECGKSFSQNSFLKNHQRSHMSEKPYQCSECRKTFSVHSNLIRHQINHSGEKPYVCNDCGKGFSQNSSLKKHQKSHMSEKPYECSECGKAFRRSSNLIQHQRIHSGEKPYVCSECGKAFRRSSNLIKHHRIHTGEKPFQCSECGKAFSQSSHLRKHQRVHTGERPYECNECGKPFSRVSNLIKHHRVHTGEKPYKCSDCGKAFSQSSSLIQHRRIHTGEKPHVCNVCGKAFSYSSVLRKHQIIHTGEKPYECSICGKAFSHSSALIQHQGVHTGDKPYECHECGKTFGRSSNLILHQRVHTGEKPYECTECGKTFSQSSTLIQHQRIHNGLKPHECNQCGKAFNRSSNLIHHQKVHTGEKPYTCVECGKGFSQSSHLIQHQIIHTGERPYKCSECGKAFSQRSVLIQHQRIHTGVKPYDCSACGKAFSQRSKLVKHQLIHTRE; from the exons ATGCCCAGCCTCAGAGCTCGATCTGGAAAGGCAGAAATGGAGCACTCAGTTCCTGGACCATCCCCTTGGATCCCTGCAGCCCAGGCCTGTGTGAGTGATGCACCTGTTGTGACCCACGCTGGATCGGCACTCTGTGGTCCCCACTGCTTTGGCTACACTGAGCCAGGAACCACCCCCCCTCACCATCAGCAGCCAG ATTGGGACACCAGCACTAAGGGCAAGGAATCTCTTCAGAAGAAAGAAGTTTCTGAGGATTTGGAATCACAAGCAGAAATATCAGAAAACGATACCAGTGATTTTTCCCAGGCACCTGAGCTTGAAGAATTCTGTGATGTActggagggagagtggggagtTCCTGCCAGTGAGAGATGGGCGCTGTCGCTCTGCCCGGAGGGAGGCTGCATACCGGTGGCAATGCTCCGTAGGGGCCCCTCAGAAAAAGAGCTGGGCTGTGATGACTTTGTAAGAAGCCTCCGTCTGAGCCCAAACCCAACAGTGTCTCAGGGAATTCCTACAGAAGAGAGGCCACATCTGTATAACATGCGTGGCCAAAGCTTCCAGCACAATATGGACTTAAGTAGCCATGAGGGCCTTCACATAGCCGAAAGCCCACTCATTTGCAATGATTGTGGGAAAACCTTCAGGGGAAACCCTGATCTTATTCAGCATCAGATAACGCATACTGGACAGAAATCCTTCATATGCAGTGAATGTGGAAAATCCTTCAGCCAGAactcatttcttaaaaatcatcAAAGGTCTCATATGAGTGAAAAACCCTACCAGTGCAGTGAGTGCAGGAAAACCTTCAGTGTGCACTCAAACCTCATTAGGCATCAGATTAACCACAGCGGAGAGAAGCCTTATGTATGCAATGATTGTGGAAAAGGCTTCAGCCAGAACTCAAGCCTTAAAAAGCACCAGAAGTCTCACATGAGTGAGAAGCCCTATgaatgcagtgaatgtgggaaggCTTTTAGGCGGAGCTCAAACCTCATCCAACATCAAAGAATTCATTCTGGAGAGAAGCCGTATGTGTGCAgcgaatgtgggaaggcctttaggcGGAGCTCAAATCTCATTAAGCACCACAGGATTCACACAGGTGAGAAACCTTTTCAGTGTAGTGAGTGCGGGAAAGCATTCAGCCAGAGCTCACACCTGAGGAAGCATCAGAGGGTTCACACTGGAGAGAGACCTTATGAGTGTAATGAGTGTGGCAAACCATTCAGCCGGGTTTCCAACCTCATTAAGCATCACAGggttcacactggagagaaaccttataaGTGCAGTGACTGCGGGAAGGCCTTCAGTCAGAGTTCAAGCCTCATTCAGCATcggagaattcatactggagaaaaGCCTCATGTATGTAATGTGTGTGGAAAAGCCTTTAGTTATAGCTCGGTGCTCAGAAAGCACCAGATAATCCACACAGGAGAGAAGCCGTACGAATGTAGCATCTGTGGGAAGGCCTTCAGTCACAGCTCAGCCCTCATTCAGCATCAGGGTGTACACACGGGTGACAAGCCCTATGAGTGTCACGAATGTGGAAAAACATTTGGTCGGAGCTCCAACCTTATCCTTCATCAGCgagttcacactggagagaaaccctacgAATGTACCGAATGTGGAAAAACCTTCAGCCAGAGTTCAACTCTGATTCAGCATCAGAGAATCCATAATGGATTGAAACCCCATGAATGTAACCAGTGTGGTAAAGCCTTCAACCGAAGCTCAAACCTCATACATCACCAGAAagttcacactggagagaagccATACACGTGTGTCGAATGTGGTAAGGGCTTCAGCCAGAGTTCACACCTTATTCAGCATCAGATAATCCACACTGGTGAAAGGCCGTATAAGTGCAGTgagtgtgggaaggccttcagTCAGCGTTCAGTCCTCATCCAGCACCAGAGGATCCACACTGGTGTGAAGCCCTATGACTGCTCTGCTTGTGGGAAGGCATTCAGCCAGCGGTCCAAGTTGGTCAAACACCAGCTGATCCACACCAGGGAGTGA